The genomic region ATTACTGGGCCGTCGGCGCGATCGCGACGTCGCCTTTGACGACCGGACCGGTGCCGTAGGCCACCCGCTTTCCATTGCGGTCGAAGATGAGGAAACTGATCACATCCGGGGTCTCCTTCTCGTTCACCCGCTTATTGTCGGCCAACATCAGCCAGTAGCGGCACCCGAATGCTTTCACGTCGGCCCTGATCGAGCAGCGGCCGGTGGCGTAGGCGGTGGGGGTGTGCTTGCCCGTGGTGTCCAGTTGCTCGACCGTGGTGGCGATAAAGACGCCCCTGGCCGAGTCCGAGAGATCCACGCTGATGGTGAGGGCGCCGGCCGGGTAGGCGTCGACCGCGGGATTGAATTTGAGTGTGCCTTTAACGGTGAATTGTCCCGCGTGAAGGGCATCCTTGCGGCGGCGAATGACAACGGTCGCCCCTTCCCTGACGTTGACGAGGGTTGGGTTTGACGTGTGGAGGTTGGGAATTTGAATGCTCATCTATTGTTCCGGTCGGTTTATTGTTTGAGGTTGACGGTCTTAACATCGCTGCCCGCGCCTTCGGAGACTTGGCTCGTCGGTTTCCGGGTAAATCGGTGCATCGACGGCAAAGTGGATGTTCCCGGGTGACTGCCGGTGGTTCGCCAGTCGGGGATTTCGGCCTGATACCTGGACCACCGCAATGAAGAATGCCCGATCATGGCCAGATGGTCTGCAACAGTTGAGCCAGGCGAAATCCTGCCGTGGTAAGCCGCTCATCCACGGTGTCGCGGGCAAAATTGGTGTAGCCGGACGGAGCGGTAACTTTCCATTGGAGGTGGGTGCCGAAGAGATCGGTAACCGTCGCCGGCTTTGCTATCTTGAACCCTTTGTGGGCTTTGACTGCAATCGGAAGAATTTCATCCGCCCATTGCTTCGGCCAGGTCTCCACGCTTCCCGGCGTCTGCGGAACAATGGGATTATTCTGCAAAATCCGGTCCGCGTAATCCTGAGTCGACTTCGCGCCGGCCTTTTTCATGGCGCGCTGGACCGCGTTGTCGTCCCAGTACACATGGAGCAGTGTGCCGCCCAGCTTGAGAAAGTTGCCTCCCTGATCCTCATGCACGCCGGTCGTCACCACATTCGGATTCACGAACCGGGGTTTGTCGTTGAGATAGGCCGCGCCCACGTGCAACGGCTGGTGGATGTCGCCGACAAAATGCGTCAGAAGCAATAGCGCGATCCTTTGATTGAACCCGTGAGGATTCGTGGCCGGTGTGTCGTTGCCTTTGAGGACGTTGATGCACTGCGTTGAGATTTGCACGATGTCGACCGGCGAAGTCCCGACCCTGCCGAGCTGGTATTGCAGTTCCTGAATCGGAACGTCGGTGTAGTGATAGTTATGATGATCGTGGTTGGCCGCGACAAAGTCCTTCATCTCCTGGGTCAGCGGCCCCTGCGAACCCTTCGCCCGGTCCGCCCAGGTGGCGGCGTCGAGCAGCGACATGCCCTGAAGCAGATTGTTAACCTTGGTTTCCGCGTGCGTGCCCTGGAGGAGATCGGCGGCGATTGCGCCCACCGTCTCGTGGCCGTCCTTTCCATAACCCAACGCCGCGGCCGCAAGACCAAGCGTGGCCAGTGCGATGAAACCGGCGAGGGTGCTGCGTCGTAAGTTGCCGAATGATCGATTGCTCTCTTTCATTGGATGCTCTCCTTGGTTCGGTGGTTGATTGCTGGTTACTTCCGAGAAACGCGGCGAAGACGCCCGTTGCCGGTCACACGGCGGCGGTTGCATCTGGATACGGGCATACGTTTACGTTCAGCGGGGTTTGATCCGCCAGAACTGGTCTTTCCAAAACTCCACTTCGCTGAATTCGGCGTGCTTCTGCGGGTTGTCGGCCGGCAGCTCGCTTCGGGGACCGACATCAAAGGCCTTGATCTGAATCCGGCTCGCCACCGATTGAGGAATGAGCGCCGTCGTGGCGATGACGTTGTCCCATTTGCCCAGAGTCCGTTCCGGAATCGTGCGTGGCGTGGACAAATAATTATCGATCCACTCCAGCAGACTTCCCCGCGGTGGAATGTCGAGCAGCGACCACTGCGCTTCACGCGCCTCGGCCACCGGATGCAGCGTGAGATTGTAGAACCGCGTGCTGTTGGACTGGCTCAGGTACGGAACGACCGATCTCTCAAAATCGCTGACGCTGCAGGCCGCGCCCATATACACGAGGTTTACGAAGGGCAGTCGGGGGTGGGA from Candidatus Angelobacter sp. harbors:
- a CDS encoding S1/P1 nuclease produces the protein MKESNRSFGNLRRSTLAGFIALATLGLAAAALGYGKDGHETVGAIAADLLQGTHAETKVNNLLQGMSLLDAATWADRAKGSQGPLTQEMKDFVAANHDHHNYHYTDVPIQELQYQLGRVGTSPVDIVQISTQCINVLKGNDTPATNPHGFNQRIALLLLTHFVGDIHQPLHVGAAYLNDKPRFVNPNVVTTGVHEDQGGNFLKLGGTLLHVYWDDNAVQRAMKKAGAKSTQDYADRILQNNPIVPQTPGSVETWPKQWADEILPIAVKAHKGFKIAKPATVTDLFGTHLQWKVTAPSGYTNFARDTVDERLTTAGFRLAQLLQTIWP